In Argiope bruennichi chromosome 4, qqArgBrue1.1, whole genome shotgun sequence, the sequence aaagtatttcaagattccattgcatttaactataaattaaaatacaaatgcagaaaataaatgataaaaagaatctcttttttttatcttaaaaggaATAGCGTGTTATTTAAGGATTGTCATAATCAATTGACAAACtggttaattaaataatatttagaccGATGTGTTGGGCCGTTTCTTTTGTTAAGCCATTACTTTGTCAGTGTTACAATGTGTTAAAagattttctatatatattttttaaaaaaatagttatttttatatgtagTGAAGaagatatgtgtcaaattttgccttaaaaattttatcacgagtcttaagaaatatatagaaGGCACATATTGAAATTACCTCGTGATGTAGATTGGCAAAAGCAGTCACTGCCAAAGCAATGAAGatgaatatctaaaaataaaagaaatatcgtTCAGTAAAtggagcaataaataaaaaatatctttagaaaggtgagaaacaacttttaaaatctacatatatatttaaattaaatgaaaaagcaaCAAGAGGACCAGTCCCTAGACCCTGATCACCAGTATAAtcttgctaatttttaatttatgaaggtTCATGGCGTCTATGGCATCAGAAAATCAGGATCACATCTTAATATACTTATTATGCAGCTGACAGTCACACCTTacccatcatttaaaaaaaaatttaaaaatctaaaaaactctatttttttttctgcacattctctaaaggagaaaaattaagaaaaaattctgcAGCCTCTACCACAATCTGACTTTATTTCTTGTATCGCGGCATCTAGACACGTTATATATGATTGTCTATCCCTGCACTAAcatccatttttgaaaataattacagaaacgCTTCTTTATCGAATATTCCTAAAGAGAAGAAACCAGCACTGTTCcgattttgtctatttttatatcGTATGCAAATTCATAATTCCTATCTGCTATCAAATGTCACTGATTTCCCTATGCTCAAAAAATAAAGAGTTTGATGAGCCACTGTGCTTTAATTACAAGATTaactttacaatttattttcaacatttcggGTGCGTTTACAACCAATAAGAGCCTCTGTGCTTTAGTTACAGGGCCATCTTtaccatttattttcattgtttggGGTGGGTTTACAACAATAAGAAtgcccttatatatatataataataaaaaataaaagtataataaagtaattttttgaatatgatatttttaaaaattgatagaaatgaagaaatttaggCATTTAATATGGTGTACGAATAACTGGTCGATGAAGGGAGCTTGTTTATAATTCTGATATAAAGGTAAAGTTTATAGTATctatattacaataattacagAAGAAACTGTAAAACACGAACACTGTTGCACGCCGTTTCACTTAAGTTGTGGCTTTTGAATTTGTCAATTCATAATACatagtggttataattaaagttcaacTTTGAAATGAACTACTGAAGgaaaaggaaaactactgaacCAAATGTTAAAAGTCACCACCAGGAGAGAAATGGAGCTGTATgaaatattgttaagcaaaataggacatgaagacaccagtttaaaatgtgtttaatcgcttttgaaacgtgttacaaagcatgttcaatgtgtgttatatCATAAACACTGTTTATGGAgatatctaaacaatttggcggaactgatAGATGCGATACATTGAAATGTGCATAACATTAATCCTGTTTTTGCTAAGaactactgttgagaatgcagtaatgcgatttaacttgctttcagaaaatggtgggcGCCACATTGAACTTCGGGGGGGGGAGTCAGGAAAGAAATTCAGGTGACTTCCTTTAAATTATTGCCAAGCTTGATAACAATTGGTCCAGGAGTTTTCCTTTTAtggccatttcaaagtggaactttaattataaccgccCTGTATAGTAACTTATTTAACAACTTattcattagtaaaaaaatttctattttttattattaatctcttTACCcatgtaataaattttcacaaaattgagTATTAATTCAAATATGAGAAAAGCGACGAGatgtatttataaaagtaaatgtttttgaatatatcatcgttttatttatcaaaataaatttccacaATAATAGAGTGTGTATCtagtcaataatttttatctcttttgtcAGTTTTGAATCAATTCTTCTGAAAGTgatattagaaaaattcttgaaaattagtTCTCTAATTGTAAATTACAGAACAGTAAATATTATTGACATGCGTCACTAAGGTGtgataaaatatcacaaatttgatcttaataaaattaaaagtatgatatcgaaaaaaaaaacttgctttaaaatatgatattaagaaaaaagggttagtaaaaatttgagtaaagatataaaaaaacattttaaagctataataaatactaatctgtacaataaatttctctatttagaaaaaaagttatttattttaacagacTATTTGTGATaagactattttattattttaacagacTATACGATaaattgtgtttcaaaataaGAGCAAATAAGaaatcttacaatatttattcttaagaaaaattatcttttgaattacTCCTACTAATGTTCTGCAATTGCTgtcaagataaatattaattttattttaataacatttttcattttcaggttttatgtattatttcgttttagtaattttaatagttaacccgaacgaataaaattgaatttcatttcctGACTCAATATATTAAAAGTCCTATGGTAAGTTAATGAAACAATATCTTATTCAATTGTAGTAtatctacaaaataataaattttatatatagctagtaattatattttcaaaatgagattgtttattttatttaaaacttaaagacaaacctaaattttttataaaattgaactgCTATTCCCTGCAATTTCtcatataatttctcaaaaaatatactgtcatttatgcattaaaaatatgtctttctaGTGACGAGTATGGTCACtagaaagacatttaaatctaaatatgcataattgcattaaataatgcatttgatGCAAGTATGCaatataattatgttatattttctgactaattaaatatatatgcaagcaATTAAGGTGTCCTTGAATatcagctttattttttattaaaaaaaaagtgttcattttCTGAAGTCTTCCTTGTTAATATGCAAGAACCTCAGTGACAAGCTCTCATCAATGTATGTAAAAAGCAgatgttaaaaatttaagaattcttttatttttgacaaagGGAGCTTAAAGACACATGGCtatgtaaatatttactttaggACCGCagttttaagtaatattaaaacCATACTCACtgcaaaaattactgaaattaactCTTAGAGACGTGGAAATCAAGAAGCTTGCGCAATTCAGAAATTCAGAATTCaacaaatgaaattcttaaagtttctatttaaaaagctaattttcataacttggatatttatgtttttggcCCATTTATGGATCCAAGACTTTTCCTTTTTTTGCAAACCTActgatttaaaaaggaattaactttttcattaattCCAAGATAATTGAAGCTCATTTACTGACTATATTATAACAACATATTCaacatgttaattattaaaatatgcatgcaACTGAAATGCATTTCCGCACATTCTAAATTGGTATTCGATCTCctatgatttcattatttttaattctgtttctctagttgattaatgaatatttctttatttatttgtgtctttggaattttaatgtctaaaagaaagcattttatttgCCGTTAGAGCCTCGTGATATGCCTAACAgcaatcttaattaaaataaaactgcatgttctttattacttttttttttcaccaggAAGATGCGCAAcgaataccaaaataaaattcagtggAGCATTCGATGTGAATCACAGGAGCGTGAAATGACTCTTTCCaagcattaaataatataaagttttttgcTTTCATGTCCTTGATTCTCAAATTTAAAGAGGTAATTGATTAGAAATCTCGGAAGTCGGAAGTATAAAGTTATTCAGAATAATctccttttttatcattttgataatttgtcaaattttaaattaaataaaataaaatttatttgtaatatcattttaattaaatttcatttttattattttcttataattttttacaactttttatgTTATACAGTTTTCCTaacattaatttcgaattttattttttatgaatatatccaTGGATATTTAGATctgtaatacaaaattttattcatctggaaataaatttttatgaaaggatACCATCTATatatgttttgtattaaaaaaataatgaggtgTTATATGTAATATTGATCGGATAggcatttattattatgaaaacggaaaataaaatatttttcattctgcaaaatattttattcactattGTACTGTTTTATGAAAGGATACCAGttatatatatctgaaattaaaaatttaaaaaaaagggaatgtGTTTCTGTCATTACTAAGTAAACTTGAATTTcagtatttagaataaattttctttcatagttaTTTCACATTTTTCGCTCTACTAACTTTTGGATTCGGTTTAATACTGTTTTTTTCTGTCTGCGATTTAtccacgaaatttttttttcttacgcttaaatcattttgaatgtaatttgagtgtttaaaaataccatttaaataattgaatttatttttttctttagattgttTATGTAGCAGATGGTAGATTaacaaatgtaattaatatatatatatatatatatatatatatatatataatttgaaaatttgatcagtttatttgatatttaaccATTTGTAATTGTGTTTTTTGACAAGAAATTATATTAGtaattgtatttattcatatGAATATATAAGCTCCAGAATGTTagcttttcaaaacaataattcaaaaaacagttACGAATTTTTCAAGAATCAACACATATTAACTATGTAACAGACCCAAAAATGTGCGTGGAGGAATGTGTGTAAATTAAGATGTAAATAAGATCTTTAAGGTATGcctaacatttcaaattttagttttatattacttttttttccatttctcatTCACGTTAGCAAACCTGACGTGATCAGAGCTATTTCGATATTCCTATTATTTTCACTACAGCAGCATTGACATCTAAACAAGATTTCACAAATCACAtgcttttcctatttttttcataatatattagtTATCTGTtcatgtattcaaaattttccgTTGTCCAAAATGATGAACAATCATTTATAGTAAGTtattacatttcatataaatgagatgtcacatttttttttttaaagtgaagagTCATCTTTGTAATGTTactcaatattaaataaaattgaaataaaatcaagtttTTCCAGCAAATTGCCGAAGATTTGAACAGATGATTTAAGAAATAGGAGCTTTGAGAAAATTATTGATGTATGAAAAGATTCAATTACTCATTTAGACTGTTCTTACCTAACTTTCATACATGATTGGTTTCAATTTTGGGCAtcaagtatataaaaagaaagaattgtaaaCGTCAAAAATTCACCTAAGGGGCTGCGATGCATCTCAATCGCTTGCACCTCCCTGTCACTCCATCCCCATCCCACCTGCCGCCccaaaaaaactattttgggaAATATTCCTAATTACGGACACAATAATTCTGAAACGCAGTGATGCTAgtaaatgaaatctaatttgtaatctttttgaatttttcttttagttttctattatttttaacaatacgcCTCGGAGAGAAACATGCTCTATCCATCCACTCATATGTACAGGattataactcaaaattgcagTCACCTTGATGAATGAAGTTTATCTTACAGTTTTCTCAACAGCAGTCTATATCTGTAACAAATGTGGACCGTATCTTCAAATAGTAAATGCTGGTCTATTTCTAACATGCTATTTAATATGACTGGAATTCAtacttaagaattttttgaatcttgaatgtaaagaaaatgaaaataataaaatcagtaaGTGGTGTCTTTTAGAAACGCCTTATAAtactgtaataaaatgaaaaaaatcagaaagctTATACACTTTGTTATCTACATTTTAGAAAGAGTCTCATCGtaaataaagaatacatttatCCTTTAAACACAAGAAAGTcgtgtatatatttaaaacttttatctaaaGTTATATCTTAAAGATAATAGtagctttattttcttaaaaaaatacaataaaaataaagctagAATATTTAAAGAAGCTCATATAAAGTTATGATTtataatgtaatcaaaattttagatgaaatatctATTGTacgttaaatgataaaaaaaatcatcacttcTAATTGTAATAAGAAtggcatgaaataaattttattcattaaaaattagaaatctgatgaaatataaattaaaattaaaaaaaatagctatcggaacaatttattcttaaataatgaatTCGAAAGTTTTATGCAGGATTATTACTaaaagtaatagttaaaaaaaaataacgctcCTCTTGTGTATGTGAATTAAAACTGAAACGTTTCGAACTATTCAATTCTAGCTGTTGTATATTGTATTTGAATAGAGAAGTGAAGTTGAGCCTATTTTGATCAAACTCGGagttgattgaaaaatattagtaaacaaacaagtgaataaataaaaccaaGGAATCGAAACTTTGATACCCAGTAATTTCAATATACCAAAATAAGTTCTTTAGGGCTAAAGATGTCTTGAAAAAAACccaagaaattcataaaaaaataacccgataataatgtttacatacatttttccaaaatttccaacttttgacaaaatttggaaaaagatgtatatatttttttatttttatcctgcCTTCTAAGCCTCGTTATTTAGCtaacatatttttcacattttaaaactttcgtttaagaactatttttataagaaatttacaactaaacagaattttaaatcagaatttcctTCCATGATAGTAAAACGATTTttagaagaaaagtaaaaaatattatttgccttACCTACAATTGCTTTTCGTAACTGACATCGAGTTTTTAGAGCAATAAGAAtcggaaaacaaatttttgaaattaaaaaaaaaggaaaaaattattaaatgttctagaaaaattcaaatagctTTGGAGAAAAATGCGCAAATGGCATTGAATTATGTGACTTTCTTCATTATACAGGACAAATATTGCATATTTGCATCACAGACTTTTGGcttaaggaaaatgaaaaaattatcaaagattaAGTATATCAGGTAATAAGGCAAAAAAGAAGCAggacatatttacaaaataataatttattcctttgTTAAATAAACAATCTATGGTATAATCAtacaatttgttttctaaaaccCATATCGGGCATAACCTAAACCACCGAAAACTCCATTTCCAAGGCCATAACCTCCATATCCTCCAAGACCAGCATTTCCATATCCTACACCGGCTGCTCCAATACCACCATATCCGTATCCCACACCAGCAGCTCCAAGACCGTTGTATCCTAAGCCTGCTCTTCCATTTCCAGCATAACCGATTCCGGCATATCCTCCGTGTCCATAGGGAGCATCAGAGATGATGTGGACAGCTGCGGGATTCTGGTTGGCGGTTCCTGGTTCGTTGGTCTTGACCTGGGCTCTGAATCCAGCATGGTCAGCTACGTAGTTGACCTGTCGGTGGATTCCTCTGGCATCGGTGAATCCGTAGCTTCCCTTCACATTCTTACCATCACCAACTTCTTCTCGGTGTTGTTCTCCGTGTTTGTCTTTTACGCTGTAGCCGAACTTGAAAGGCTGGGGATGGTGAATGGgctaaaatagaaaaagtaacaatgagcatttttattttatttaagtgttgatatttttaaagtttctttcttACCAtagaagatattaaatatattttcaaagaattcttgttcggtgtatatttaaaatttttcactgtttaattgaataaaatatatattatcctaTACCGTTTGTAGTTACAGACAGAATCTGAAATAATGCACTTTCTAAcgaatttaatgataaaaaaaacaacagcTAATTTTTAGCATAATATAAATAACACTACTTAAGAAAGACTTTTTCTCTTTGggtgattaaaattaatataaataaaaggagaTATCAGAAGGAAAGTGACATCAAAAATTGCATAATACCGCCAATATTAAAGGATTTTTCTACAAagaattaatatatgtattatttaagaaCGTTGAATGAATAAGTATATATCTGCAAatattcgtattatttttttttctattttgtgaaatccaaatatttatatacttgaaaacatatttcttttatacttgaaatctaatatataaatctaatatatattgatatctaatatataaaaatgattttttgtttattcttatatTATGCGCTGCCGTATCGTTCATCCGATTGCAGTTAAACTTTGCCAAGTTATTGCTTGCCCTTGTTCTAAGGTTATAGGAATTATTATACCTGatatataaaaggaattattgtttgttcgtattttatgaacTTCGTATCATTCATCCGATTGCAgaaaaactttgccaacttatcgCTTGCATTTGCGCGAAGGTTATTGGCagttatttgtttttttgttgaagaaggaaaacaatatatatatatatatatatatatatatatatatatatatatatatatatatatatatatatatatatatatatatatatatatattctactctaaacatacttgaataataaagtaaaaaaaatggaataaatattatttatatttctcctttatatatcatctaatttcaatgaatgtattcatagTCGACatgaaaatgaatatcattatttctatcattcctaattaaacaattcgaatttcaaacgatatttatgaaatcatttcttcTAAAGCATCAATGCGCCGAGTACCAGCTAGTAttagatgaaaatttgaaatagtgatagttatatttacatttaagttGTTTGATGTtcctttaaaatagaaatattttgctatCATTTAATGATGATCTGAAATTTATCGTCATATCCTCAGGCGTTTAGGGGTAAAGCAAGCAAGATAATAATATGCAGGCATGGCTTCAGGATTGTAGAGATAATATGTcagtgaatttaattttcttataaatgcaaacaTGTCAGAAGTAGAATATTTAGTGTTGATACCCAAGATTGCTTGGTCTTTATACGTCACAGCATAATCAATGTCAATAGCATTTTTTTgaatcattcttaaaaaatatatttatagaagagggactatgtaataaaaatatgtttcaaatttttcttaaaagatttatatgaagaaaaaaagagaaaatattacctCATGATGAAGACTGGCAAATGCAGTCACTGCCAAAGCAGCCAAGATGAAAACCtgcaaaatatctaattaatgGACACAGTAAACAAATAGCTTCTAAACATTCAAtaataaaccaaatttattaGGATATAAATTTGTTTACTATTCCCAATACAAATATCTCGCCCAATGTATTTTCACTAAAATCGTAATTAATTCAAATACAAGATGTTtcgttaagaaaaagaaaatagctCTTGATatgtatttaatcatttaaaaaagagcTGCCATATTAATTAGAGGTTTCTGAGATTGCTATCCTTAATATCTTTTGTGAATAAATCTGTTCTCATAGTACACGTTTTGAATTTGATTACTGCATATGctgcgaattttaatttttcgtaacGTATGCAAAAAACGTTATGCAAAACGTAGCGTTTTGTGCTATGATAAATGGTACTCAATGTACTCATAATTAaagtatgaatatatttaaagaaaataggacattctggatttaaaaaatcaacgacatttaagtaacaaatttatatatatatatatatatatatatatatatatatatatatatatatatatatatatatatatatatatatatatatatatatatatatatatatatatatatataaatttgtttacttttccCAATACAAATATCCCGCTCAATGTATTTTCACTAAAGTCGTAATTATAAAATCGTATAACAAGTTTACTTTCTATGAATATTTGTCttgcaaaaaacaaacaaaaatgtaatatggATTCTTTCCATAAGACGATGAGTCCATTCTTGAATATgcaattctgattaaaattattcaactatCAACATGATATGtgattataataacaataattaatgtgaattagttttccttttaacacattttaaaaagaaaattatattgaatgtCCTATAGTAGGAAATCTGAAATAAACACGATATTTTACATtgctaataaattcttaaaaattattactttgcaaaacttaataataatgtCGTTAAATACCAGGTGCGGCATAAATttgtgcaaacttcaaaaaatcataataaatgaagtaatgctcgaaaaaaattgcggtttgttGGAATATGTTCAGAAAGCCTTtggatttctttatttcatttaaaaaatgtatttaaaaatgaccgatagatggcactCACACgatcataccgagacggtttaaaTGGAATATGTTCAGATTTAATATTCAAACTCAGTCAGTTAAAtaggaaattaaagaaaactttctgaaatttttttttatctgaaagcGTAAACAAAATTGCAATACAAGAAAGTTACCTGAGAGATCATTTTAATGTTGTTCGATCTGGAAACTTGAAACAAGTGATACCTTACCACTAAAATGTGGTGTATTTATACCACATGAACTAAGTCacaatttactttcaattaaaggTTAAATCGTTTCCGCATGAATGAACTGgcgttttagaatattttaaattctgatcaGATATTGtgacataattattaaaataaaccttATTATACCGTGTTCGGTCTCTTGAGTTGCAGAAATTGTAGCGACCCAAAATACTTCATGAAGTTCAAGGCCATTATTGATTATGCAGAAAAggtgattataatattaaaaaaaaatcatattttggatAATACTATCAAAAGCGTTAAAATATAAGtgttttcaaataagattttaataatttgtagctaaggaatttttagataatttttcgtgcaaaat encodes:
- the LOC129966285 gene encoding pupal cuticle protein 36-like, which produces MALNFMKYFGSLQFLQLKRPNTVFILAALAVTAFASLHHEPIHHPQPFKFGYSVKDKHGEQHREEVGDGKNVKGSYGFTDARGIHRQVNYVADHAGFRAQVKTNEPGTANQNPAAVHIISDAPYGHGGYAGIGYAGNGRAGLGYNGLGAAGVGYGYGGIGAAGVGYGNAGLGGYGGYGLGNGVFGGLGYARYGF